In the genome of Candidatus Woesearchaeota archaeon, the window TTTTAATACTGGCAGGCATTTTAGTTTTGGTTGCCGGCCATGCAATAAATATCGGCGTCGGGCTGTTAGGATCATTTTTGCATGCATTGAGGCTGCATTATGTTGAATTTTTTACAAAATTTTATAAAGGCGGCGGAATGCCGTTCAAGCCGTTTGGAGCAAAATAACATAAACACGGAGGTAGAAAATGGTAGATGTAGGAAATGTCGGGATAGTGGCGATCAGCGCTGCGTTTGCGCTTGGCTGCAGCGCTTTTGCAGCAGCATGGGCTGAGAAAGCAATAGGAACAGCAGCAATCGGAGCAATGGCTGAGAAAGAGGAGCTGTTTGGAAAAGGATTGATCCTTACAGTTATCCCTGAAAC includes:
- a CDS encoding V-type ATP synthase subunit K produces the protein MVDVGNVGIVAISAAFALGCSAFAAAWAEKAIGTAAIGAMAEKEELFGKGLILTVIPETIVIFGLVIAILILGLAGG